The genome window AGCTACCATTGCTCGCGCTACAACCAGAACACGCGGCGGCTCGACGCGGCGATGTTCGAAAGCGTGTTCGAGCGGGCCACTCAGCTCCGCTCAGGATGAACGATTTGGTGCTTTATTTGTCCTCGGTGAGCCGCCCGTAAAGTTCGGGCCGGCGGTCGCGGAAGAAGCCGAAGGCGGCGCGGTGTTTTTTGGCGGCCGCGAGGTCGAGGGTGGCGACCAGCACGCCGGTCTCGTCGCGGCCGAATTCGGCGAGAATGTCGCCGCGCTCGTCGCAAATGAAGCTGTGGCCGTAGAAGATCTGGCCGTGCTCGTTGCCGATGCGGTTGGCGGCGACGACGGGCACGACGTTGCTGACTGCGTGGCCGATCATCGCCCGCCGCCATAGCCGCGAGGTGTCGAGCTCGGGGTCGTGCGGCTCGGTGCCGATGGCGGTCGGATAGAACAGGATCTGCGCGCCCATCAGCATCATCGCGCGCGCGGTTTCGGGATACCATTGGTCCCAGCATACGCCGACGCCGATGCTGGTGCCGGCGGCGGGCCAGGTCTTGAAGCCGGTGTTGCCGGGGCGGAAGTAGAACTTCTCCTCGTAGCCGGGGCCGTCGGGGATGTGGCTCTTGCGATAGACGCCGGCGATGGCGCCATCGGGGCCGATCATCGCCAGGCTGTTGTAATGATGCGGGCCGTCGGCCTCGAAGAAGCTGGTCGGGATCCAGATGCCGAGCTCGGACGCGAGGGCCTGCATGGCGGTGACGCTGGGATGCTCGGCCGCCGGGCGCGCGGTGGCGAACAGCTCCTCGTCCTCGACCCGGCAGAAATAGGGGCCTTCGAACAATTCGGGCGGGAGGACGACCTGGGCGCCCTTGCCGGCAGCCTCGCGGACGAGGTCGGAGACGTTGCGGATGTTCTCGGCGGTGTCGTCGGTGAAGGCGAGCTGGAGCGCGGCGACGGTGAGGTTGGTCATCGGTTCGTCATCCCAGCGAAGGCTGGGATCCATGTCATCCCGGCGGCGGAGAGTTTCAAGGACATGGGCCCCAGCCTGCGCTGGGGCGACGGGTCTGCGCTCACGCCGGCACCTGCTGGCTGATGCAGTGGAAGCTGCCGCCGCCGGTGAGGATGTGATCGGCGCGGAGGCCGATGATCTCGCGGTCGGGGAAGAGCGGGCGGAGCGATTCGATTGCCGCCTGGTCGTTGGGCGCACCGTACAGCGGGACGACGACCGCCGCGTTGCCGATGTAGAAATTGACGTAGGAGGCGGCGATCGGGGTG of Sphingomonas mesophila contains these proteins:
- the aguB gene encoding N-carbamoylputrescine amidase yields the protein MTNLTVAALQLAFTDDTAENIRNVSDLVREAAGKGAQVVLPPELFEGPYFCRVEDEELFATARPAAEHPSVTAMQALASELGIWIPTSFFEADGPHHYNSLAMIGPDGAIAGVYRKSHIPDGPGYEEKFYFRPGNTGFKTWPAAGTSIGVGVCWDQWYPETARAMMLMGAQILFYPTAIGTEPHDPELDTSRLWRRAMIGHAVSNVVPVVAANRIGNEHGQIFYGHSFICDERGDILAEFGRDETGVLVATLDLAAAKKHRAAFGFFRDRRPELYGRLTEDK